One genomic segment of Bos javanicus breed banteng chromosome 23, ARS-OSU_banteng_1.0, whole genome shotgun sequence includes these proteins:
- the PI16 gene encoding peptidase inhibitor 16 isoform X2, whose product MHGSGSLLACLLPPLLLLGAAPGPAGALSEEEKHVMVELHNLYRTQVSPPATNMLQMRWDEELAAFAKAYAQQCVWGHNKERGRRGENLFAITGEGLDVPLAMEEWHHEREHYNLSAISCAAGQMCGHYTQVVWAKTERIGCGSHFCEKLQGVEETNIHLLVCNYEPPGNVKGQRPYQEGTPCSQCPLGYHCKNSLCEPIRGPEEAQDLSSLVPEAPSSLATEASSSRREGIDSSLATEPPPFLVTEVSGSLATKVLSSVETKAPSSLVTEDSPSMATKTPLSLATKVPSVLATHSLLSLDKRPATLLPKSTHDPTPKSADKEASSTRMPSRIPESSLHPKISLMGTREPLPLSQEEGEAEAELAHCSEILASVFPAQEKPDAEGPGKYGFRSGSNASPGHVGGLLLGLLLLLPLVLAGIF is encoded by the exons ATGCACGGCTCCGGCAGCCTCCTGGCGTGTCTGCTGCCACCACTGCTACTGCTGGGGGCTGCCCCAGGCCCCGCCGGAGCCCTCAGTGAAGAGGAGAAACACGTGATGGTGGAGCTGCACAACCTCTACCGAACCCAGGTGTCCCCGCCGGCCACCAACATGCTGCAAATG AGGTGGGACGAGGAGCTGGCCGCCTTCGCCAAGGCCTACGCGCAGCAGTGCGTGTGGGGCCACAACAAGGAGAGAGGGCGACGCGGAGAGAACCTGTTTGCCATCACGGGCGAGGGGCTGGACGTGCCCTTGGCCATGGAGGAGTGGCACCACGAGCGTGAGCACTACAACCTCAGCGCCATCAGCTGCGCCGCGGGCCAGATGTGCGGCCACTACACGCAG GTGGTCTGGGCCAAGACAGAGAGGATTGGCTGTGGCTCCCACTTCTGTGAGAAGCTCCAGGGTGTTGAGGAGACCAACATCCACTTGCTGGTTTGCAACTATGAGCCCCC GGGGAACGTGAAGGGCCAGAGGCCCTACCAAGAGgggactccgtgctcccaatgtcCCTTGGGCTACCACTGCAAAAACTCCCTTTGTG AACCCATCAGAGGCCCAGAAGAGGCTCAGGATTTGTCTTCCCTGGTACCTGAGGCCCCATCTTCCCTAGCAACAGAAGCCTCAAGCTCTAGGAGAGAGGGGATTGATTCTTCCTTAGCAACAGAACCTCCACCCTTCTTGGTAACAGAGGTCTCAGGCTCCCTGGCAACAAAGGTTCTATCTTCTGTAGAAACCAAGGCCCCATCTTCCTTAGTAACGGAAGACTCCCCTTCCATGGCAACAAAGACTCCACTTTCCTTAGCAACTAAGGTCCCTTCTGTTTTGGCCACTCACAGCCTGCTCTCCTTGGATAAGAGGCCAGCTACCCTCCTCCCCAAATCAACCCATGATCCCACCCCCAAATCAGCAGACAAAGAGGCCAGCAGTACAAGAATGCCTTCCAGGATCCCAGAGAGTTCTCTGCACCCCAAGATATCCTTGATGGGGACACGGGAGCCGCTACCCCTCTCCCAGGAGGAGGGTGAGGCTGAGGCCGAGTTGGCTCATTGCAGTGAGATCTtggcctcagtctttccagcccaggagaagccag ATGCAGAGGGCCCTGGAAAGTATGGCTTCAGGTCAGGGTCAAATGCGAGCCCTGGGCACGTCGGGGGCCTCCTCCTgggactgctgctactgcttccCCTGGTGTTGGCTGGAATCTTCTGA
- the PI16 gene encoding peptidase inhibitor 16 isoform X3: MHGSGSLLACLLPPLLLLGAAPGPAGALSEEEKHVMVELHNLYRTQVSPPATNMLQMRWDEELAAFAKAYAQQCVWGHNKERGRRGENLFAITGEGLDVPLAMEEWHHEREHYNLSAISCAAGQMCGHYTQVVWAKTERIGCGSHFCEKLQGVEETNIHLLVCNYEPPGNVKGQRPYQEGTPCSQCPLGYHCKNSLCEPIRGPEEAQDLSSLVPEAPSSLATEASSSRREGIDSSLATEPPPFLVTEVSGSLATKVLSSVETKAPSSLVTEDSPSMATKTPLSLATKVPSVLATHSLLSLDKRPATLLPKSTHDPTPKSADKEASSTRMPSRIPESSLHPKISLMGTREPLPLSQEEGEAEAELAHCSEILASVFPAQEKPGTAKDYFPK; the protein is encoded by the exons ATGCACGGCTCCGGCAGCCTCCTGGCGTGTCTGCTGCCACCACTGCTACTGCTGGGGGCTGCCCCAGGCCCCGCCGGAGCCCTCAGTGAAGAGGAGAAACACGTGATGGTGGAGCTGCACAACCTCTACCGAACCCAGGTGTCCCCGCCGGCCACCAACATGCTGCAAATG AGGTGGGACGAGGAGCTGGCCGCCTTCGCCAAGGCCTACGCGCAGCAGTGCGTGTGGGGCCACAACAAGGAGAGAGGGCGACGCGGAGAGAACCTGTTTGCCATCACGGGCGAGGGGCTGGACGTGCCCTTGGCCATGGAGGAGTGGCACCACGAGCGTGAGCACTACAACCTCAGCGCCATCAGCTGCGCCGCGGGCCAGATGTGCGGCCACTACACGCAG GTGGTCTGGGCCAAGACAGAGAGGATTGGCTGTGGCTCCCACTTCTGTGAGAAGCTCCAGGGTGTTGAGGAGACCAACATCCACTTGCTGGTTTGCAACTATGAGCCCCC GGGGAACGTGAAGGGCCAGAGGCCCTACCAAGAGgggactccgtgctcccaatgtcCCTTGGGCTACCACTGCAAAAACTCCCTTTGTG AACCCATCAGAGGCCCAGAAGAGGCTCAGGATTTGTCTTCCCTGGTACCTGAGGCCCCATCTTCCCTAGCAACAGAAGCCTCAAGCTCTAGGAGAGAGGGGATTGATTCTTCCTTAGCAACAGAACCTCCACCCTTCTTGGTAACAGAGGTCTCAGGCTCCCTGGCAACAAAGGTTCTATCTTCTGTAGAAACCAAGGCCCCATCTTCCTTAGTAACGGAAGACTCCCCTTCCATGGCAACAAAGACTCCACTTTCCTTAGCAACTAAGGTCCCTTCTGTTTTGGCCACTCACAGCCTGCTCTCCTTGGATAAGAGGCCAGCTACCCTCCTCCCCAAATCAACCCATGATCCCACCCCCAAATCAGCAGACAAAGAGGCCAGCAGTACAAGAATGCCTTCCAGGATCCCAGAGAGTTCTCTGCACCCCAAGATATCCTTGATGGGGACACGGGAGCCGCTACCCCTCTCCCAGGAGGAGGGTGAGGCTGAGGCCGAGTTGGCTCATTGCAGTGAGATCTtggcctcagtctttccagcccaggagaagccag
- the PI16 gene encoding peptidase inhibitor 16 isoform X1: MHGSGSLLACLLPPLLLLGAAPGPAGALSEEEKHVMVELHNLYRTQVSPPATNMLQMRWDEELAAFAKAYAQQCVWGHNKERGRRGENLFAITGEGLDVPLAMEEWHHEREHYNLSAISCAAGQMCGHYTQVVWAKTERIGCGSHFCEKLQGVEETNIHLLVCNYEPPGNVKGQRPYQEGTPCSQCPLGYHCKNSLCEPIRGPEEAQDLSSLVPEAPSSLATEASSSRREGIDSSLATEPPPFLVTEVSGSLATKVLSSVETKAPSSLVTEDSPSMATKTPLSLATKVPSVLATHSLLSLDKRPATLLPKSTHDPTPKSADKEASSTRMPSRIPESSLHPKISLMGTREPLPLSQEEGEAEAELAHCSEILASVFPAQEKPGELQTTLKHKGHSSSKSLSNSPSASATANAVGGRTLALQSSLPDAEGPGKYGFRSGSNASPGHVGGLLLGLLLLLPLVLAGIF, encoded by the exons ATGCACGGCTCCGGCAGCCTCCTGGCGTGTCTGCTGCCACCACTGCTACTGCTGGGGGCTGCCCCAGGCCCCGCCGGAGCCCTCAGTGAAGAGGAGAAACACGTGATGGTGGAGCTGCACAACCTCTACCGAACCCAGGTGTCCCCGCCGGCCACCAACATGCTGCAAATG AGGTGGGACGAGGAGCTGGCCGCCTTCGCCAAGGCCTACGCGCAGCAGTGCGTGTGGGGCCACAACAAGGAGAGAGGGCGACGCGGAGAGAACCTGTTTGCCATCACGGGCGAGGGGCTGGACGTGCCCTTGGCCATGGAGGAGTGGCACCACGAGCGTGAGCACTACAACCTCAGCGCCATCAGCTGCGCCGCGGGCCAGATGTGCGGCCACTACACGCAG GTGGTCTGGGCCAAGACAGAGAGGATTGGCTGTGGCTCCCACTTCTGTGAGAAGCTCCAGGGTGTTGAGGAGACCAACATCCACTTGCTGGTTTGCAACTATGAGCCCCC GGGGAACGTGAAGGGCCAGAGGCCCTACCAAGAGgggactccgtgctcccaatgtcCCTTGGGCTACCACTGCAAAAACTCCCTTTGTG AACCCATCAGAGGCCCAGAAGAGGCTCAGGATTTGTCTTCCCTGGTACCTGAGGCCCCATCTTCCCTAGCAACAGAAGCCTCAAGCTCTAGGAGAGAGGGGATTGATTCTTCCTTAGCAACAGAACCTCCACCCTTCTTGGTAACAGAGGTCTCAGGCTCCCTGGCAACAAAGGTTCTATCTTCTGTAGAAACCAAGGCCCCATCTTCCTTAGTAACGGAAGACTCCCCTTCCATGGCAACAAAGACTCCACTTTCCTTAGCAACTAAGGTCCCTTCTGTTTTGGCCACTCACAGCCTGCTCTCCTTGGATAAGAGGCCAGCTACCCTCCTCCCCAAATCAACCCATGATCCCACCCCCAAATCAGCAGACAAAGAGGCCAGCAGTACAAGAATGCCTTCCAGGATCCCAGAGAGTTCTCTGCACCCCAAGATATCCTTGATGGGGACACGGGAGCCGCTACCCCTCTCCCAGGAGGAGGGTGAGGCTGAGGCCGAGTTGGCTCATTGCAGTGAGATCTtggcctcagtctttccagcccaggagaagccaggtgagctgcagaCCACGCTGAAGCACAAAGGGCACTCCTCCTCCAAGTCCCTGTCCAACTCCCCCAGCGCCTCTGCCACCGCCAATGCCGTGGGTGGGCGCACCCTGGCCTTGCAGTCCTCCTTGCCAG ATGCAGAGGGCCCTGGAAAGTATGGCTTCAGGTCAGGGTCAAATGCGAGCCCTGGGCACGTCGGGGGCCTCCTCCTgggactgctgctactgcttccCCTGGTGTTGGCTGGAATCTTCTGA